In Longimicrobium sp., the following are encoded in one genomic region:
- a CDS encoding HD domain-containing protein has product MLKPKSKLYADQIYGTKVISPLAVAIIDTPEFQRLASLRQLGFAELVYRGACHTRFSHSIGTYFIARTLLRKIAQNHERFDLEHPGSLVSEDFQLIPSNADIPDTWGVSPQSRWRGLTEIVSVAALLHDISHIPFGHTFEDEYTGLFTRHDRLGSSRLAEFLFNPESQLARVFSDDHDRWLPRLRNSDLRQLLYLILSWKEKVDPPTSFPQVLSTAIQDAKQEQERDRLRELEVFHEHASQDGVFQPFMSDLVGNTICADLWDYLPRDRINLGMEARLHRRLQRYLVIRRGTFFPDEGFRISIVVQSQRRGGQRRDVATAVLDIMRERYEMVERVYYHHKKAAASAMLVKLLELLPEDLRPRDDTAVYPAPWSSKDEPTGVPHLVHLGDAELLTYLGNASIERKPLQKKLYSALRFARADIYRTLLVIDVDLVNASKHTISYFLEQMRGPAEAFSGEHRQRLEDDLAAAAGVDSGNVLIYCPNAQMQAKEVDVRLEIVPDRILPLRVQREFFAYQLDLEVLERYYRELWKAYIFVDPKIFDDPGLCKAVVDCVCARFDIPLVAAYPKVRHHQFAQEPEASAAAALTCVRRFIERLPFKDVPQSITSALLDGAAGDARFLSLLASTASDGSAVHQRLTALFGAQVITSLAGTKGFPRKEKKAALALRSALLAGEADVAVAARLDDPSYDAYLNRILLLIRHQVGARAVEEADGRR; this is encoded by the coding sequence ATGCTTAAGCCGAAATCAAAGCTATACGCGGACCAAATATATGGGACCAAGGTGATCAGCCCCTTGGCGGTAGCGATTATCGATACTCCAGAATTCCAACGACTGGCATCACTTCGGCAACTTGGGTTCGCTGAACTGGTCTATCGAGGAGCATGCCACACTCGCTTCTCCCATTCAATCGGCACCTATTTTATCGCACGCACTCTGTTGCGAAAGATTGCGCAGAACCACGAACGATTCGATCTCGAACATCCTGGATCGCTGGTTTCGGAGGACTTCCAACTAATCCCCAGTAACGCAGATATCCCAGATACCTGGGGAGTTTCCCCGCAGTCGAGGTGGCGAGGACTTACTGAAATAGTAAGTGTGGCAGCGCTGCTTCACGATATCAGCCATATCCCTTTTGGACATACCTTTGAGGATGAGTATACTGGGTTGTTCACCCGACATGACCGTCTTGGGAGTAGCCGACTAGCCGAGTTCCTATTCAATCCTGAAAGCCAGCTCGCGAGAGTTTTCTCCGATGACCATGATCGTTGGTTGCCAAGGTTACGGAACTCAGACCTGAGGCAGTTACTTTACTTGATCCTCTCTTGGAAAGAGAAGGTAGACCCGCCGACATCTTTCCCTCAGGTCCTCTCAACCGCAATTCAGGATGCAAAGCAAGAACAAGAACGTGACCGCCTCCGAGAATTGGAGGTATTCCACGAACACGCCTCTCAAGATGGAGTATTTCAACCATTTATGAGTGATCTTGTCGGGAATACGATCTGCGCAGACCTTTGGGATTACTTACCGCGCGATCGCATAAACCTTGGTATGGAAGCACGCCTACATCGTAGACTCCAACGGTATTTGGTGATTAGGAGAGGAACGTTCTTTCCTGACGAAGGGTTTCGGATCTCTATAGTCGTCCAGTCGCAGCGGCGCGGCGGGCAACGGCGAGACGTCGCAACCGCAGTTCTTGATATCATGCGGGAACGTTATGAAATGGTAGAGCGTGTATATTATCATCATAAGAAGGCGGCCGCGAGTGCGATGCTCGTTAAACTACTCGAGTTGCTCCCGGAAGACCTTCGGCCCCGTGATGACACGGCAGTTTATCCTGCACCGTGGTCAAGCAAGGACGAACCGACCGGGGTACCACATCTAGTGCATCTTGGAGATGCCGAACTGCTCACCTATTTAGGGAACGCTTCTATCGAACGAAAACCCTTGCAGAAGAAACTCTATTCAGCACTCCGATTTGCCCGCGCTGATATTTACCGGACGCTCCTGGTGATCGATGTTGACCTTGTAAATGCCAGTAAGCACACAATTTCCTATTTCTTGGAACAGATGAGGGGACCTGCGGAAGCCTTTTCTGGTGAGCACCGCCAACGGCTTGAAGACGACCTAGCCGCGGCTGCCGGTGTCGATAGCGGAAATGTTCTGATATATTGTCCCAATGCGCAGATGCAAGCGAAGGAGGTCGACGTTAGGCTTGAAATTGTTCCGGATCGAATTCTTCCACTGCGCGTTCAACGCGAATTCTTTGCATATCAACTTGACCTAGAAGTCTTAGAACGTTATTATCGGGAGCTTTGGAAAGCATATATTTTTGTCGATCCAAAAATCTTTGATGATCCCGGTTTATGTAAGGCGGTTGTAGATTGCGTTTGCGCTCGCTTCGATATCCCTCTTGTCGCGGCCTATCCGAAGGTTCGTCACCACCAATTTGCGCAGGAGCCGGAAGCCAGCGCTGCCGCCGCATTAACTTGTGTGCGGCGTTTTATTGAAAGATTACCGTTCAAGGATGTACCGCAATCAATAACGAGCGCACTTCTAGACGGGGCTGCTGGAGATGCGCGTTTCCTGTCCCTCCTCGCGAGTACCGCAAGCGATGGCTCTGCGGTTCATCAGCGGCTTACCGCGCTATTTGGGGCACAGGTGATCACCAGTTTAGCTGGAACGAAAGGATTTCCCCGGAAGGAGAAAAAAGCAGCTTTGGCGCTCCGGTCAGCATTACTCGCCGGAGAGGCCGACGTTGCGGTTGCAGCTCGGCTCGACGATCCAAGCTACGACGCATACTTGAATCGGATACTGCTGCTAATCCGTCACCAAGTTGGCGCTCGCGCAGTGGAGGAGGCGGATGGACGTCGGTAA